A single Bacteroidales bacterium DNA region contains:
- a CDS encoding formimidoylglutamase: MKDLHLYFEPVNKELFSKEFENGQIGSSVDFHFKNEFPDVCNCQIVILGVPENRNSVSEKDSSFFADAVRPFFYNLYNHFPNIKIADIGNLKTGLSVNDTYEAVGSILAKFIEKKIIPFIIGGSQDLTYANYLSYEKSDRIINILSIDPRIDIGKPDESINNNTWLNNIIFRNPNYLFNFSNIGYQSYFVDTEVVSLIKKLFFDATRLGVAKSNLAEIEPIVRNADVLSFDMSSIRMSDCPAATFNSPNGFSGEDACQIMRYAGKSEKISSLGLYELAPAFDINNISVRLVAQMIWYFIEGFSTRTGKNPHIDKSNMIKYIVSMHEIKSDITFYKNPITEKWWMEVPCPKNLFSKFERHYMVPCSYKDYEEAMKENIPDRWWQTFQKFM; this comes from the coding sequence ATGAAAGATCTGCACCTATATTTTGAACCCGTAAACAAAGAATTGTTCAGTAAAGAATTTGAAAACGGACAAATTGGAAGCAGTGTGGATTTCCATTTTAAAAACGAATTCCCTGATGTTTGTAATTGTCAAATAGTTATTTTGGGCGTTCCTGAAAATAGAAATTCAGTTTCGGAAAAGGATTCATCTTTCTTTGCAGATGCCGTTAGACCTTTCTTTTACAATTTGTACAACCATTTTCCAAACATTAAAATTGCTGATATAGGAAATCTTAAAACAGGGCTTTCTGTTAATGATACATACGAGGCTGTAGGTTCAATATTGGCAAAATTTATTGAAAAAAAAATAATACCTTTTATTATAGGGGGAAGTCAAGATTTAACCTATGCTAATTATTTGAGCTATGAAAAAAGTGATAGAATTATTAATATTCTTTCCATTGACCCACGCATAGATATTGGCAAACCAGATGAAAGTATCAATAATAACACATGGTTAAATAATATAATTTTTAGAAATCCTAATTATCTTTTCAACTTTTCAAACATTGGTTACCAGTCTTATTTTGTTGATACAGAGGTGGTTTCGCTAATAAAAAAATTATTTTTTGATGCAACAAGGCTTGGTGTAGCAAAATCTAATCTTGCAGAAATAGAACCTATTGTTAGAAATGCAGATGTTTTATCTTTTGATATGTCTTCGATTAGAATGAGCGATTGCCCTGCAGCCACATTTAATTCTCCAAACGGATTTAGTGGCGAAGATGCTTGTCAAATAATGAGATATGCTGGAAAAAGTGAAAAAATATCTTCGCTTGGACTTTATGAATTAGCTCCAGCATTTGATATTAATAATATTTCAGTTCGTTTAGTTGCTCAAATGATTTGGTATTTTATTGAAGGGTTTTCTACAAGAACAGGAAAAAATCCTCATATTGATAAATCGAATATGATAAAATACATTGTTTCCATGCACGAAATAAAATCGGATATAACTTTTTATAAAAATCCTATTACAGAAAAATGGTGGATGGAAGTGCCTTGCCCGAAAAATTTATTCTCAAAATTTGAAAGGCATTACATGGTTCCGTGTTCTTATAAAGACTATGAAGAGGCAATGAAAGAAAATATTCCAGATAGATGGTGGCAAACTTTTCAAAAATTTATGTAA
- the topA gene encoding type I DNA topoisomerase encodes MSKNLVIVESPAKAKTIEKYLGKDFQVLSSFGHVRDLPKEEMSIDIDAGFKPNYVVMPDKQKVISELKSVSKKADKVWLATDEDREGEAIAWHLFETLGLDEEKTKRIVFHEITKTAILEAIENPRTINYDLVNAQQARRVLDRIVGYRLSPLLWRKIKPALSAGRVQSVAVRLIVEREEEINNFQSVFEFRVNGQFLSNKDIVSAELNERFDSERDAMIFLDSIKSSSYSVGKIEVKPGSRNPAPPFTTSTLQQEASRKLGFSVSQTMTIAQQLYEMGLITYMRTDSVNLSKLAIDSFKKEIENLFGKEYSKPRQFATKTKGAQEAHEAIRPTYASNRQIEGSAAQKKLYDLIWKRTIASQMAEAVIERTNVKIDISDVAQYFIAKGEVIIFDGFLKIYEESHDDDTGSQDKGQLPKLKEKQKLDPKQIVANQKYAQYPPRYSEASLVKKLEDLGIGRPSTYAPTISTIQNRKYVLKENRSAKERKVIQLVLDKQTIKRNIETEKYGSEKNKLFPTDLGIIVTKFLMEHFQNIVDYNFTATLEKDFDEIADGKKKWNDPIAKFYKNFDPQVQKIDKTTGKYHGERLLGVDPDSGKNVYSKLGPYGPMVQIGESTDEEKPKFAGLLYGQTIENITLEQALDLFKFPKKIGESEGKELVVSVGRFGPYVRFDGKFYSIPKDINPIHVDLKKALEIIANKKEKDKNSILKTFAEEPELFILKGRFGPYIKFEGKNYPLGSKKKYDEISIEEIKEIIEENLAKSSKKKVAAKEKTVEKEKADTKKTTKSTTKKSAAKKETTKKTTTKKTTKK; translated from the coding sequence ATGAGTAAAAATTTAGTGATTGTAGAGTCCCCAGCAAAAGCAAAAACAATAGAAAAGTATTTGGGGAAAGATTTTCAGGTTTTATCAAGCTTTGGGCATGTTCGTGATTTGCCAAAGGAAGAAATGAGCATAGACATTGACGCTGGCTTTAAGCCTAATTATGTGGTAATGCCAGATAAGCAAAAAGTAATAAGCGAACTGAAGTCAGTTAGCAAAAAAGCTGATAAAGTATGGCTTGCAACTGATGAAGACCGTGAAGGAGAAGCAATTGCGTGGCATTTGTTTGAAACATTGGGTTTAGATGAGGAAAAAACAAAGCGCATCGTTTTTCATGAGATAACAAAAACAGCAATTTTAGAAGCAATTGAAAATCCAAGAACTATAAATTATGATCTTGTTAATGCTCAGCAGGCAAGACGTGTTTTAGATCGCATCGTTGGCTATCGCTTGTCTCCTTTGCTCTGGCGAAAAATAAAACCTGCTCTTTCTGCAGGTAGAGTGCAGTCCGTTGCTGTAAGATTAATAGTAGAGCGTGAAGAAGAAATAAATAATTTCCAAAGCGTCTTTGAATTTAGAGTTAACGGACAATTTCTTTCAAATAAAGATATTGTTTCGGCTGAATTAAACGAACGCTTCGATTCAGAAAGAGATGCCATGATATTTTTAGATTCAATTAAGAGTAGCTCTTATTCTGTTGGGAAAATAGAAGTGAAGCCGGGTTCCAGAAATCCAGCTCCTCCGTTTACTACTTCAACATTACAGCAAGAAGCTTCTAGAAAACTTGGGTTTTCTGTTTCGCAAACAATGACAATTGCACAGCAGCTTTACGAAATGGGATTAATTACCTATATGCGTACTGATAGCGTAAACTTGTCTAAATTAGCAATTGATAGTTTTAAAAAAGAAATAGAAAATCTTTTTGGTAAAGAATATTCAAAACCAAGACAATTTGCAACAAAAACAAAAGGCGCTCAAGAAGCTCACGAAGCTATCAGACCAACATACGCTTCTAATAGGCAAATTGAAGGTTCTGCTGCACAGAAAAAGCTGTATGACCTCATTTGGAAAAGAACAATAGCTTCGCAAATGGCTGAAGCCGTTATTGAAAGAACTAACGTTAAAATTGACATTTCTGATGTAGCACAATATTTCATAGCAAAAGGCGAAGTAATTATTTTTGACGGATTCCTTAAAATTTATGAAGAATCACATGACGATGACACTGGTTCACAAGATAAAGGACAATTGCCAAAACTAAAAGAAAAACAAAAACTTGATCCAAAACAGATCGTTGCAAATCAGAAATATGCTCAATATCCTCCAAGATATAGCGAAGCTTCGTTAGTGAAAAAACTTGAAGATCTTGGCATTGGAAGACCAAGTACTTATGCTCCAACCATTTCCACTATTCAAAACAGGAAATATGTGCTAAAGGAAAACAGGTCTGCTAAAGAAAGAAAAGTAATTCAATTAGTTTTAGACAAGCAAACTATAAAGAGAAATATTGAAACTGAAAAATATGGTAGCGAAAAAAATAAACTATTTCCTACAGACCTCGGCATCATTGTTACAAAGTTTTTAATGGAGCATTTCCAAAATATTGTTGATTACAATTTTACTGCTACTTTGGAAAAAGATTTTGATGAAATTGCTGATGGAAAAAAGAAATGGAATGATCCTATAGCTAAATTTTATAAAAATTTCGACCCGCAAGTTCAGAAAATTGATAAAACTACCGGAAAATATCATGGAGAAAGGCTTTTAGGCGTCGATCCTGATTCTGGAAAAAATGTTTATTCAAAATTAGGACCTTACGGACCTATGGTTCAAATTGGTGAATCAACTGATGAGGAAAAACCTAAATTTGCAGGTTTATTATACGGGCAAACAATTGAAAATATTACATTGGAGCAGGCTTTAGACTTGTTTAAATTTCCTAAAAAAATTGGCGAGTCCGAAGGAAAAGAACTTGTTGTTTCTGTTGGTCGCTTTGGACCTTATGTTCGCTTCGATGGAAAATTTTATTCTATTCCTAAAGATATTAACCCAATTCATGTTGATTTAAAAAAAGCTCTTGAAATTATTGCTAATAAAAAAGAAAAAGATAAAAATAGTATCTTAAAAACTTTTGCAGAAGAGCCAGAACTATTTATACTTAAAGGTCGTTTTGGACCATATATTAAATTTGAAGGAAAAAATTATCCATTAGGTAGTAAGAAAAAATACGACGAAATTTCTATCGAAGAAATTAAAGAAATAATAGAAGAAAATTTGGCTAAAAGCTCTAAGAAAAAGGTTGCAGCAAAAGAAAAAACAGTAGAAAAGGAAAAAGCAGATACTAAAAAAACTACAAAATCTACTACCAAAAAATCTGCTGCAAAAAAAGAAACAACCAAAAAAACAACAACTAAAAAAACCACAAAAAAATAA
- a CDS encoding glycosyltransferase, which translates to MAKISVITITYNAESVLEKTILSIVTQKNCNIEYIIVDGNSNDGTIDIIKKYEKDINNGLYPAVKPADFHWISEPDKGLYDAMNKGINFANGDFLWFMNAGDKIFDELTAQKIEEAINADLSIDVVYGQSLMIDLNDEGLGERHKIAPANLNKKSFLNGLVVCHQSILARKKIAPLYDLKYKISADYDWTIKVIEKSRKNYFINNYISKFMIAGLSAQKRKKSWRERFIIMKKHFGLFQTLWAHFIIVLKYPFTRKY; encoded by the coding sequence ATGGCTAAAATATCCGTTATAACCATTACTTACAACGCAGAAAGCGTTTTAGAAAAAACTATTTTAAGCATCGTAACACAAAAAAATTGTAATATCGAATACATCATTGTTGACGGAAACTCAAATGATGGAACTATTGACATTATAAAAAAATATGAAAAAGATATAAATAATGGACTTTATCCAGCCGTAAAACCTGCTGATTTCCATTGGATTAGTGAACCCGACAAAGGACTTTATGACGCTATGAACAAAGGAATAAATTTTGCCAATGGGGATTTTCTTTGGTTTATGAATGCTGGAGACAAGATTTTTGATGAACTGACAGCGCAAAAAATAGAAGAAGCTATTAACGCAGATTTATCTATAGATGTGGTTTACGGGCAATCTTTAATGATAGATTTAAATGACGAAGGATTGGGGGAAAGGCATAAAATTGCCCCCGCTAATCTAAATAAAAAAAGTTTTTTAAATGGCTTAGTAGTTTGCCATCAGTCCATTTTAGCTCGAAAGAAAATTGCGCCACTTTATGATTTGAAGTATAAAATCTCTGCTGATTACGACTGGACTATAAAGGTAATTGAAAAATCTAGAAAAAATTATTTTATAAACAATTATATTTCCAAATTCATGATTGCGGGTTTGTCTGCTCAAAAAAGAAAAAAATCATGGAGGGAAAGATTTATAATAATGAAAAAACATTTTGGACTTTTTCAAACATTATGGGCTCATTTTATTATAGTATTAAAATACCCATTTACTAGAAAATATTAA